One Rosa chinensis cultivar Old Blush chromosome 5, RchiOBHm-V2, whole genome shotgun sequence genomic region harbors:
- the LOC112166526 gene encoding beta-1,6-galactosyltransferase GALT29A isoform X8 yields MTKSTVTQNGPNPQSFKICRLYFWPHLATPTNPLNDFFILPMKLSVRPLFSLLLLIVFAATLSCRTAVRHSLSLIEFEKRMLVPPPKPVFNATLLKYAADDVGGAQAKKEVEQLLDGNFASLGRYRSFATWRRFNHHDARARTSAGYPVMLRSPQFYRYWSEFRRLLSEWSRNRRFQPDIMLDLVRLVKNPIDGKNGTEGSSEEKRYSSCAVVGNSGILLKSNHGALIDSHEVVIRLNNARIEAFVGKVGSKTNISFVNSNILHLCARRNGCFCHPYGQNVPIIMYICQPAHFFDYAICNVSHKAPLLVTDLRLDVLSARIVKYYSLKRFGEETGKSFDEWGAAHDAAMFHYSSGMQAIMLALGICDKVSIFGFGKSESAKHHYHTNQKAELRLHDYEAEYAFYHDLVERPQAWSDGTFI; encoded by the exons ATGACGAAATCTACAGTTACCCAAAATGGTCCCAATCCACAGAGCTTCAAGATCTGCAGGCTCTATTTCTGGCCACATTTGGCAACACCCACAAACCCTCTCAACGATTTCTTCATCCTTCCAATGAAGCTCTCTGTTCGCCCACTCTTCAGCCTCCTGCTACTCATTGTCTTCGCCGCCACTCTGAGCTGCCGAACCGCCGTGCGGCACAGTCTGAGCTTGATTGAGTTCGAGAAGAGGATGCTCGTTCCGCCGCCGAAGCCAGTGTTCAATGCTACTCTGCTGAAATACGCTGCAGACGATGTGGGTGGAGCTCAAGCCAAGAAGGAAGTAGAGCAACTTCTGGACGGTAACTTTGCTAGTCTGGGGCGGTACCGGAGTTTCGCAACTTGGAGAAGGTTTAATCACCATGATGCCAGAGCAAGGACCTCTGCAGGCTATCCGGTAATGCTCCGTTCTCCTCAGTTCTATCGTTATTGGTCAGAGTTTCGGAGATTGTTGAGTGAATGGTCAAGAAACAGAAGGTTTCAGCCTGATATTATGTTGGATTTGGTTAGACTTGTGAAGAATCCGATTGATGGGAAAAATGGTACGGAGGGAAGTTCGGAAGAGAAGCGTTACTCGTCTTGTGCTGTGGTCGGGAACAGTGGGATTTTGTTGAAGAGTAATCATGGTGCATTGATTGATAGTCATGAGGTAGTTATTCGATTGAACAATGCGAGGATAGAGGCCTTTGTGGGAAAAGTTGGGTCGAAGACAAACATTTCGTTTGTAAATAGTAACATTTTGCATCTTTGTGCTAGGAGAAATGGTTGTTTTTGCCACCCTTACGGACAGAATGTGCCTATAATTATGTACATTTGTCAACCGGCGCATTTCTTTGATTACGCAATATGCAATGTGTCCCATAAAGCGCCTTTGCTTGTGACTGATCTTCGGTTGGATGTGCTGAGTGCAAGGATAGTGAAGTATTATTCGTTGAAACGGTTTGGGGAGGAGACGGGGAAGTCATTCGATGAATGGGGGGCTGCTCATGATGCTGCTATGTTCCATTACTCTTCTGGCATGCAAGCAATTATGCTTGCCTTGGGGATTTGTGACAAAGTTAGTATATTTGGCTTTGGGAAGTCAGAGTCAGCTAAGCACCATTACCATACAAATCAAAAGGCTGAGCTTCGGTTGCACGATTATGAGGCCGAGTATGCTTTCTACCATGATTTAGTGGAGAGACCACAG GCATGGTCAGATGGAACTTTTATATAG